TTCGGAGGCTGGTGTAGTTTGCCGGATGATGCCACGTGGCAACGCTTCGAGTTTGTGGATCCTGAGATGGGGGTGGACTTTCATCTTAGGTTTTACGCCAAAGATCGCCCCACCGCCGAACGAATCGCGCGCAAAACCTACGCCCGTGTGGAAGCGCTCAATGCCATTTTTTCTGACTATGATCCCGCTAGCGAACTAAACCGCCTTTGCCAAAAAACCCACGGTCAACCCGTCAAAGTCAGCCCCGAACTATTCGGCATCCTCCAACACGCCCAAACCCTCGCCCGCGAAACCGATGGCGCATTCGACATCACCGCCGGCCCAATGATCCGCCTTTGGCGTACCGCCCGCCGCCAACAAAAACTCCCCAACCCAAAAGCCCTCGCCGCCGTGAAAAGCCGCGTTGGCTATAAACAAATAAAACTCAATCCCCGAACTCGCACCGTCACCTTACTCGTCGCTAATATGCAACTTGACCTCGGTGGCATCGCGAAAGGCTACGCTGTCGACGAAGCGATGAAAATGCTCAAAGCCAATTGCATTCGCCGCGCCTTTGTCGCCGCCAGTGGAGATATGCTCACCAGCGCACCGCCCATCGGGCGCAAAGGCTGGCGCGTCGACATCCGTAACGTCGATCAATTCGGGAATATCTACCCCCGGACGGTTTTTCTGAAAAACCAAGCCCTCTCCACCAGCGGCGACACCGAGCAATACATCGAAATCAACGGCCGCCGCTATTCCCACATCGTCGACCCCCGCACCGGCTACGGCCTCAATCATCGAATGCAAGTGACTGTAATCTCCAACACCTCCACCACCGCCGACAGTCACGCCACGGCCATCAGCGTCATGGGCCTCAAAGCAGGCTTAAACTTCGCCAACCCCAAAAAACTTCAGGCAATTTTCCTGGATTTGAAAAACGAAAAACCACGCATTACCGAATCAACTCATTGGCGATGGTAGAGACGCGCTATGCGTGAACCTGCCAAGTGTCAATCTCTTCCACCGACGCTGTGCCGGTGGTGCCCAGTTTGTGAATGACGATCGAGGCGGCGCGATTGGCCAACTCCAGCGCTTCGGGCAATTCCGCATTGGAAGCGAGTGCGGCGGCGAGGTTGGCCGTCACAGCGTCGCCTGCGCCGACGATGTCAATTTCGCCACGTAGCGTTAGGGCAGGGGAATGAATGACCTCGCCATCCGGTGCCACGCCAAAAATTCCTTTTTCGGCCACGCTCACGAAGACTGGCTGACCGGTTTTTTGGGCCAACTCGGCAGCGGCGGTTTGGGGTTCACCTTCAGTGAACCGCGCTAATTCGGTGGCGTTGATTTTGTAAATAATGTGCGGCCAATTTTTTAGCCCCCGACGGCTGTCGCCGATGACGAGTGTTTGTGTTTTGATTTCATCAAGGACCGTCAAAAAGCTTTGCGTCACCACGCCGGTTTCCGGCTCATCCACTTGATCGAGCACGATCATCGCATCCACTCTTTCCGCGAGCGCGCGAGCGGCGTTGGCGAGTTTTTGCTGCAACGCGTCAGGCGTGGGATGCCAATTTTTGCTGTCGAGGCGATTGAGTTCGCGCGGCGGTCGGCCGGGCTCCATCATCAGCGGTTTGCAATAGGTGAAAGTGCGCTGCGCTTTGCTTTCAAAAAAATAATTCAGATTCACGCCGGGCAATGGCTCAAGCGCGCGCTGGAGTTCGAAGCCTTCGCCATCGCATCCGCAAAAGCCTACCGGCCAAAGCTCACCCACCCCGAGGGCGGAGAGATTGGCCAACACCGTTCCGGCCGCGCCGGGTTGGGCGCGTACATGGGTAACGTTGTGCACGGGGAGACCGGTTTCGATGGAGGTTTCGTTTATTGAAGAATCGATTTCCAGATAACGGTCGCAACTGTAATCGCCCACCACCGCGATGCGCAGCGATGGGAATTGGTTGGTGATTTTTTGGAAGCGCTCGGCGGTCACGATTCCAGTTCGCGCAGAAGGTGGTGGGTGAAATTGACGTTATCGCATTGCGCATAGTGCATCGCGCCGCCCATTCGGGCGTAGCTTTTGCAGAAGCGGAGGTAATAGGCGGGGTTGTCTTTGGGCGGCTCGCCGGTGGTCCAATCCCAGTCTCCGCCGTCTTGGATATCTACGACATAAAGCGAATGGTCCTTCACAATGGGACGATCTTCCTGCAGGCGCAGGTTATTGACGCAGGAAATGCTCTTTTCAAAAACCTGTGGCCCCATAATAGCGCTGCCCACCGAAAGCACCACGCCGCTGTCGAGCTCTTCGACTGAGCCGCCGAAGGTTGCGAAGTCTAATCCTGCCGCGCGGCCGAGTGCGGCACCGTTGAACATTGGGTGATTGGAAATGATGTCGTAGCCAATTCCCGGATGCACCGTGAGCGGCACGCCGTGCTTGAACGCATTGCCGAGCACGGAGGATGATTTCCACTTGTGGGGAATTGTGTGGCCGCCTTCGGCGAGGTTGTGCTGGCGCATCGCGTGCAACAGCTCGGTGTGGGCTGGGCTGAATTGGTTTTCCAATTCGGCCAAGGTGGGGAGTGTTACGCCATCCTCGGCGATCATGCGGCCGACGCTTTGGCCAAAGCCTTCGTTCTTGAGCGCGCCCGCAAGGACGGCGAGGTGAATGCAGCGGCCAGTTTCTTCCCACGCACCAAAGGTGCCGGTGGCGACGTTAGCGCGTACGCTTTCGGTGGATTGGCCGTGATGCGCCCATTCCCAATCGTGAATGACGCCTGCGCCGTTGGTGGCGAGATGGGTGATCCAACCGTCCGACATCAGTTTTTCCATCAGCAGATGCGCACCGTTTTTTATCAAGTGCGCACCGTAAATATACATCACGCTCGCGCCTTTTTCCCGGGCGCTGCGGATGTCATTTGCGCATCGCACAATATGTCCGCGATTGGCGGGTGATAGCTCGGCGGGTGGGTTCGTTGGATCGATGAGGATTTCTTCGATGCCAGCCATACTGTCGCGCTCGGCAAGGGGGTAGACTTTGAGTTGTGAAAGATCGATGGGTTTCATTCGCCTAAAATTGTTTGAAGTAGAGTTCCGGGATTTCGATAGTCGGCAATAATTGCATCGGCGCCGGATTCGATGAGGACGGTACGTTTGTGTTCGTCCACTCGGCCGGAACCGTTTTCATGTTCGTCACTGCACACGGCGATGGCGAGTCCGCCCAGATTACGGGTGGCTTCAATTTCCGCTGCACCGTCACCGAACATGACGAAGTTGTCGCCAGTGAATGATTCTTCTGCCATCAATTTTTCGAGCACCTTTTGTTTGGTGAAATGATCTGCATCGGTGTGGCCATAGACGTGGCCCTTGCAAAACGGGGTGAGGCCGAGCATTTCAGCTTCGGTGTTGATTTGGTCGTGCGGATTGCCGCTGAGAATGATGATGGCCAATCCGCGTGCGGCAAGTAGCTCCAACAGGGCGCGTCCGCCGTGGATGATGTAATCGTCACGTGTTGCCGTACCGTCACGCAGTTTTGCGTAGCGTGCGTGGGCATTGGCATGGAGCGGTTCCAAAAAAGATTCAAGCAGTTCATCGGCCTGAGCTTGACCTCCGCGTTGTTGGATTTGCGCGGCCATTTCGGTGGTGAACAACGGGGTGGGGCGGCCGTTGAAGCGGATCATCTCATGAAATAAATGCGTGCGAATATCATCAATCGTTTCGCCTTCGCGCAACGGGAAACGCGGGGTCAGCACGGTTTGCGCCACCTCGGTCCAGCCGTGGCGGAGCCAGGAGAGCGTGCCATCGAAATCGAACACCACGTGCGTAGCGCGAGGGCGGGGTGTGAAGCTGGGGAGCAGTTCGAGGGGGGATGGGTCCGTAGTGGTCGGCACGCGGACAGTGAAATCGGATTTTAGCAAAAAAGCAATCTTGTGAGAAACAGACTTGATTCGAGGGCGCGGCTGTTCCCCAATAGGCGGCCTATGAATCGACGCCAATTTATTGCCACCAGTGTTAGCGCGGCCGCCTCGCCCGCCTTTGCCAAAACGCCCAAGCCGTTGCGTTTGGGGCTGGATAATTTCGCCGTGCGCGCGATGGGTTGGAAGGCGGATGAACTGATCGATTACGCAGCCACGCTGAAATGCGATTCGCTTTTCATCACCGACTTGTTTGCGTTCGAGAGCTTTACACCGCGATATTTGCGGGAAGTAAAACGTCACGCGGATGAGAAAGGCATCCGGCTCTACGTCGGCTCGTGGAGTTTGTGCCCCACTTCCGTGACGTTCAAAAAAGATTGGGGCACGGCGACGGAACACTTGGCGCTGGGTGTGCGTGTTTGCAAAGCGTTGGGATCGCCGGTGTTCCGTGTGGTTTTGGGTTCGCGCAAGGATCGTCTCACCGAGGGCGGCATCGAGGCGCGCATTGATGACATGGTCAAATTTCTCAAAGCCAACCGGTCGCGCGCCACGGACGCGGGCATCAAAATCGCGGTGGAAAATCACGCGGGCGATATGCACTCGTTGGAACTGGTGCGATTGGTCGAGGCCGCGGGGAAGGATTGGGTGGGCGTGAATCTTGATTCCGGCAACGCGGTGTGGACGCTGGAGGATCCAATGGAGAATTTGAACAATCTTGCGCCATACACATTAACCAGCAGCTTGCGCGACACAATGGCGTGGCCGAGTGTGAACGGGTTCACGGCTGCGTGGCGTGCGATGGGCGAGGGTTTGGTGGATTGGAAAAAATATTTTTCGCATTTTGGTAAAGTGTGTCCGGACGCGCCGGTTTGTATCGAGACGATTTCCGGTTTCAATCACGAGCTGAAAGTGAAGACGGATGATTTTTGGAAGGCGTGGCCAAAAGGCAAGCCGAAGGGGTACGCGCAATTTGAGGCATTTGCAAAACGTGGCAAAGCGTTGGCGGCTTTCAAACCGGCGGCGGGCATGGATCGCAAAAAAGCGCAGCAGGTTTTTCAAAAAGGCGACATCGAACGCAGCATTCGGTTTTGCCGAAAGCTGGGGTTGGGTCGGATCTAAATGAGCGTGACGGTCAAAGTTTGCGGCATCACCAGCGAGGCCGACGCCCTTGCAGCAGCGGACGCGGGCGCGGATGCGATTGGGTTGATGTTTTATGAGGACAGTCCGCGCTATGTTTCCATTGAACAAGCGAAGGCGATTTCCGCTGCGTTGCCGCCGCATATTGTGCGCGTGGGGGTTTTTGTGAATGCAGCGGAGGCCGTGGTGTCACGCGCTATCGCGGAGTGCACGCTGAGTATTGCGCAGTTTCACGGGGACGAAACGCCGGAGGATTGCGGGCGGTTTGCGATTATGACGTTGAAGGCGTTTCGGATGAAGGGGCCGGAGACGTTGGAGGAAATGGAGCGTTATCCGACGGATGGTTTCTTGCTCGATGCGTTTGTGAAAGATGAACTCGGCGGTACCGGGGCGCAGTTTAATTGGAATCTTGCGGTTCGTGCCCGGGAATTTGGCCGCCCCATTTTTTTGGCGGGGGGATTGACAGCGGAAAACGTCGGGCAAGCGGTGCAACAAGTGCAACCGTTTGCGGTGGATGTGTCGAGTGGTGTGGAACTTGAGCCGGGAAAAAAGTGTGCGGACAAAATGCGCGCGTTTGTGTCCGCAGCAAAGGGTGCTTTGAATTAGTCGCAGTTGGGGTTCTGGAAAACCACCAGCGCGCGGAAGCATGCGCTGGAGCCTTTGCCTTCCTGCACCACCGAAGCGCTGATGGCGTGCATTTTATTTTCGCGCGCGTAACGATTCGCCGCCGTGGCGAGATCTTCAATGGAGTAAGCCACGAATCCGGCGCATTCGGTTTGGTGCGCGCCGCTGGTGAGTGCGGCCATGAGACCTGGGGCGGTTTCATCGACGGAGGTCAGCACGGGTTCTTCGGCGGGTGGTGGGGGCGGAATTTCTTCGTCGGATCGGGTTGCGATTTTGGTGGGGCGATCTTTGGGTTTGGAAAGTTTGGAGGGATTGGAAGGCAGGGGTTTCGGCGCTGTTTCGCCAAAGGCACCACTCCGCGCGGCGACCTTTTCCTGAAAACTCATCTTCGATTTTTCCTTGGGCGCTTGCTTGATTTTTACTTGTAGTTCGCTGTCACCAGCTTTCACCACATCTGCGCGGGTGATTTTAACCGGATCGGTTACCCTTTCGTCGTTGACGGTGGTGCCGCGACTGCTGCCGAGATCAACAATCCACGCCTCATTTTTGGCGTTGCTCATATTGTACTCGAGTTTGATGAGAAAATGTTTACGCGACACACTTTTGTCCGGTGAAAGATCCACATCCACCTCGGCCGCCGGCGTGCTACGGCCCACGGTGAGTTCGGGCTTGGAATTTTCAAGCGTCCGAACCTCCCCATCATAAGTTATTTCGATTTCAAATGACATGGCAACAATCGGTGGCATCCATTTCAGCCGCGGACGTAAGTCCTTTTGTTTGCGCTCCAGTTATGTTAACTTGGAAAGAGCGTTGGCCCGCGCGGTGGTATTATTAAAACACAGGGCCAGAATGAGTCAAGGTCATGGCTGAACCGGATCCATATGCGACAATGCAGGGCGATGCGCCCCCCGGCGCGCCTGGCCCTAAAAAGGCTACCGTGCGGATTGGCATGCCTCCCAAGCCGGATTCCAAGCAGACAATCAAAATTAGTATGCCCGGCCGCGGCGGAGGCGCCGCACCACCCGGAGGAGCACCACCAACAGCCCGTGCCCCAGCGCCGGTTGCAGCCCCAGCACCGGTTGCAGCTCCAGCACCGGTTGCAGCTCCAGCACCGATTGCAGCCCCAGCACCGATTGCAGCCCCAGCGCCGGTTGCAGCCCCAGCGCCGGTTGCAGCCCCAGCACCGATTGCAGCCCCAGCGCCGGTTGCAGCCCCAGCGCCGGTTGCAGCCCCAGCGCCGGTTGCAGCTCCCCCTGCCGTTGCACCGGGAGCAGATCCGTATGCAACCATGCAAGCGGGCCCTGCACCTGCACCTGCGCCTGCACCTGCACCTGCGCCTGCACCTGCGCCTGCGCCTGCGCCTGCACCTGCGCCTGCGCCTGCGCCTGCGCCTGCACCTGCACCTGCACCTGCAGTGGGCGGAGATCCTTATGCTACGGTTGCGCCAGAAAGTGTCCCGGTGGCGGGGCCTGTGCCGGCGGGTGAAATGGCTGGAACTGTTCCGGGTGCTCAGCCGGGGGGGGGGGCACAAGGAGGGATGGTTTCTGGCGCACCCATTGCTCCCGCTGGCGGCGAGGTGGATAAGGTGAGCATTATTTTGGCGGTGGTTAGTTTTTTAGTTATTGTGGGCATGGTGGTGGTGCTGGCGATGATGAAGGTGGAGTAGTGCGGTCTACGCCGCTGATGGGGCTGATGGGGGATGAGTAGGAATTGAATAGGTGGTTTTTGGGGGGAGTCAAAAAATTGTGTCTTTTTTAGTTTCAAAAGATGGTCAGCAATTGGGTCCGTGGACGGCGGAACAGATGAATGCGCAATTGGCTGGCGGTATGCTTGAGCCTTCGGATCTCGGCTGGGCGGAGGGGTTTGCGGAATGGATTCCACTGAATCAAATCGACGGGCTCGTAATGCCGGGCACTCAAGTAGCGCCCGCCACGGCTACGGTTTCGATGGCGGCTGCGCCCGATGCGGTGCCGGGCTTGGCTATTACAGGTGAGGAGGCGACGCCGAAGCCGCGAGGGCGGCGGATGTGGGTGGTGGCTGTGGTGCTGCTGGCGGTGGGCGGGTTGGGGGCGTATCAATTTGTTTTCGGACAGGGTGATCTTGCGAGTTTGTGCAGCGTGTTGGTGGAAATTGTGGTGCCGGAAAAAGTTGCGGTTGCGCCGCCTAAAGTGGTGCCGCCGCATGTTCAAAAATATCAAAATGCCGCCCAAGCCGCTGCCAGTGGTGTCGCGCCTATCGATGAGGTGAATGAGCAGTTGGATTTGCGCGGTGAATTTCATTTTACGCGGAATGTGAGTGGGCTCACCATTGAAGCGGGCGATTGGATGAATCAGTTTTCCAGAGACACCACCACCACACCGGCGGCCAAAGGGATCGTGTCGCTCGCGCGGGATGCGTTGCAAAAGGGCGGGGTGAGTAAACTCGACGCGCTTGGAATGAGCAGTGTGTTTGTCAAAGCCGGGCAGTTTCGCCACGTGGCAATGGTGCATCATCCAAAGGGTTCCACTAATCGCCTGTGGAGTGTCCTCAATAACCAGGGCGCGGCGCTCGATGGACTGTGCCTGATGTCGGCGGATACCGTGCTGGCCGTCCACGGGCGCGTGAATGTTTCTGAAATGAGCCAGTGGTTCAGCGAGCTGGGAGTGGCTGAGCCGTTGACCGATGCTTGGCAGTCATTGAAAATAGAAGTGCCGATGGATGTGCTGCTGAAATCGTGGACGGGCGAGGCGGGTTTATTTCTATCGGTTAATAACACCAAGTTTCGCGCCAGCGACGGGAAAACTGAATTAGGGAAGCCGGGGCTGTTGTTGGTATTGGGTGTGAAAGATGGTGCCTTGGGAAAAGTGCTCGGAGAACAACTCAAGGATTTGCAGGAACCGGCTCGCACGGCGAAAATAAAAAATGTGGATGTGCCGCTGCGGGTTTATGAAAAGCTGGAGCTGCCGGAGGAAATTGAAAAGCTGGACCTGGTGCCGTCGATTTGTCAGTCAGGAAATTATTTGGTGCTGGCGTTGTCATTTAGCGAGACGGCTGCTTCGAGTGCTTTGGTTCGAAACGCCACAGGGAAGATGGGCGGCACGACTCATTGGGCGGGATTGCTGGGACAAAATCCAACTCGCCTAACGGTGCCCCTATCGAATTTCGTTTTTTATCTTTCACCCACATATCGCACGGAATTGGCCAAGTGGCAGAAACTCGCGTTGTGGCAGGATGTGCCGCCCTCCCTACAATCGGCGTTGGCGGCGCTGGCGGGGAGCCAAGGATCTGGCGGGTTACTGGCTACTGTGGATGTGCGTGGAAATGGCGTGCTTTTCAAAGGGAATGTAAACGGGCAAACCGCTTCGCAATCGTTTGCCCGCGTAAAAACTGTCACGCGGATTTTTGTGGCAGAATTGGTTCCGCAGTTAGCCAAGCTCGCACACGGGCAGTGGTCAAAATTGGATATGCCCACAAAGCCTAAGCCGACGCCTGCGCCCGAACCCCCAGAATCTTCCGGCGAGTGATGGAGATTCGGATCAATCGTGATGGAGCAGAGTTTGGGCCATATTCGCTTGAACAGGTGAATCAGTTGATGACGGAAGGCTCGCTCTTGCCTACCGATTTAGCGTGGTACGATCCGATGGAAACGTGGGCGGAACTTTCGCAAGTCGCCGCCAACCTCAATCAAGCGGCTACCCCCGCACCTCAACTGACTGAGACTGCAGCGGGCGAGTATCGTGGCGGCGGGCGTTACCGCATTCTCAAGCAACTCGGCCGAGGCGGGATGGGTGTAGTGTATTTGGCTTTGGACGAACAACTCAATGAGGAGGTCGCCCTCAAGAGTTTTCCGCCGGAAATGGCGGTGGACGAAAGCGCGCTGGATGATATGAAGCGCGAGGTGCAAAAGAGC
This Limisphaerales bacterium DNA region includes the following protein-coding sequences:
- a CDS encoding FAD:protein FMN transferase, with protein sequence MRELICLLGFLPFGGWCSLPDDATWQRFEFVDPEMGVDFHLRFYAKDRPTAERIARKTYARVEALNAIFSDYDPASELNRLCQKTHGQPVKVSPELFGILQHAQTLARETDGAFDITAGPMIRLWRTARRQQKLPNPKALAAVKSRVGYKQIKLNPRTRTVTLLVANMQLDLGGIAKGYAVDEAMKMLKANCIRRAFVAASGDMLTSAPPIGRKGWRVDIRNVDQFGNIYPRTVFLKNQALSTSGDTEQYIEINGRRYSHIVDPRTGYGLNHRMQVTVISNTSTTADSHATAISVMGLKAGLNFANPKKLQAIFLDLKNEKPRITESTHWRW
- a CDS encoding carbohydrate kinase, whose translation is MTAERFQKITNQFPSLRIAVVGDYSCDRYLEIDSSINETSIETGLPVHNVTHVRAQPGAAGTVLANLSALGVGELWPVGFCGCDGEGFELQRALEPLPGVNLNYFFESKAQRTFTYCKPLMMEPGRPPRELNRLDSKNWHPTPDALQQKLANAARALAERVDAMIVLDQVDEPETGVVTQSFLTVLDEIKTQTLVIGDSRRGLKNWPHIIYKINATELARFTEGEPQTAAAELAQKTGQPVFVSVAEKGIFGVAPDGEVIHSPALTLRGEIDIVGAGDAVTANLAAALASNAELPEALELANRAASIVIHKLGTTGTASVEEIDTWQVHA
- a CDS encoding haloacid dehalogenase-like hydrolase, with the protein product MPTTTDPSPLELLPSFTPRPRATHVVFDFDGTLSWLRHGWTEVAQTVLTPRFPLREGETIDDIRTHLFHEMIRFNGRPTPLFTTEMAAQIQQRGGQAQADELLESFLEPLHANAHARYAKLRDGTATRDDYIIHGGRALLELLAARGLAIIILSGNPHDQINTEAEMLGLTPFCKGHVYGHTDADHFTKQKVLEKLMAEESFTGDNFVMFGDGAAEIEATRNLGGLAIAVCSDEHENGSGRVDEHKRTVLIESGADAIIADYRNPGTLLQTILGE
- a CDS encoding sugar phosphate isomerase/epimerase; this encodes MNRRQFIATSVSAAASPAFAKTPKPLRLGLDNFAVRAMGWKADELIDYAATLKCDSLFITDLFAFESFTPRYLREVKRHADEKGIRLYVGSWSLCPTSVTFKKDWGTATEHLALGVRVCKALGSPVFRVVLGSRKDRLTEGGIEARIDDMVKFLKANRSRATDAGIKIAVENHAGDMHSLELVRLVEAAGKDWVGVNLDSGNAVWTLEDPMENLNNLAPYTLTSSLRDTMAWPSVNGFTAAWRAMGEGLVDWKKYFSHFGKVCPDAPVCIETISGFNHELKVKTDDFWKAWPKGKPKGYAQFEAFAKRGKALAAFKPAAGMDRKKAQQVFQKGDIERSIRFCRKLGLGRI
- a CDS encoding phosphoribosylanthranilate isomerase; protein product: MSVTVKVCGITSEADALAAADAGADAIGLMFYEDSPRYVSIEQAKAISAALPPHIVRVGVFVNAAEAVVSRAIAECTLSIAQFHGDETPEDCGRFAIMTLKAFRMKGPETLEEMERYPTDGFLLDAFVKDELGGTGAQFNWNLAVRAREFGRPIFLAGGLTAENVGQAVQQVQPFAVDVSSGVELEPGKKCADKMRAFVSAAKGALN
- a CDS encoding FHA domain-containing protein, encoding MSFEIEITYDGEVRTLENSKPELTVGRSTPAAEVDVDLSPDKSVSRKHFLIKLEYNMSNAKNEAWIVDLGSSRGTTVNDERVTDPVKITRADVVKAGDSELQVKIKQAPKEKSKMSFQEKVAARSGAFGETAPKPLPSNPSKLSKPKDRPTKIATRSDEEIPPPPPAEEPVLTSVDETAPGLMAALTSGAHQTECAGFVAYSIEDLATAANRYARENKMHAISASVVQEGKGSSACFRALVVFQNPNCD
- a CDS encoding DUF4339 domain-containing protein, whose translation is MSFLVSKDGQQLGPWTAEQMNAQLAGGMLEPSDLGWAEGFAEWIPLNQIDGLVMPGTQVAPATATVSMAAAPDAVPGLAITGEEATPKPRGRRMWVVAVVLLAVGGLGAYQFVFGQGDLASLCSVLVEIVVPEKVAVAPPKVVPPHVQKYQNAAQAAASGVAPIDEVNEQLDLRGEFHFTRNVSGLTIEAGDWMNQFSRDTTTTPAAKGIVSLARDALQKGGVSKLDALGMSSVFVKAGQFRHVAMVHHPKGSTNRLWSVLNNQGAALDGLCLMSADTVLAVHGRVNVSEMSQWFSELGVAEPLTDAWQSLKIEVPMDVLLKSWTGEAGLFLSVNNTKFRASDGKTELGKPGLLLVLGVKDGALGKVLGEQLKDLQEPARTAKIKNVDVPLRVYEKLELPEEIEKLDLVPSICQSGNYLVLALSFSETAASSALVRNATGKMGGTTHWAGLLGQNPTRLTVPLSNFVFYLSPTYRTELAKWQKLALWQDVPPSLQSALAALAGSQGSGGLLATVDVRGNGVLFKGNVNGQTASQSFARVKTVTRIFVAELVPQLAKLAHGQWSKLDMPTKPKPTPAPEPPESSGE